Proteins co-encoded in one Bacillus paramycoides genomic window:
- a CDS encoding cupin domain-containing protein gives MLKANENDFSYRFGDNGPKYLIQGPNIDLGLVVIQPGQEFQNHYHTTCEEVFYALEGEIDFYVNNERVPIKQGDVLQVRPHESHYLINHSDKPFKAVFIKSPHLPNKDTVQTENPTLTKE, from the coding sequence ATGTTAAAAGCGAATGAAAATGACTTCTCCTATCGCTTTGGTGATAATGGGCCGAAATATTTAATACAAGGTCCGAATATTGATCTTGGCCTTGTTGTCATTCAGCCTGGGCAGGAGTTTCAAAATCACTATCATACGACGTGCGAGGAAGTCTTTTATGCATTAGAAGGTGAAATTGATTTCTATGTGAATAACGAAAGAGTTCCGATTAAACAAGGCGATGTGTTGCAAGTCCGCCCTCATGAATCTCACTATCTTATTAACCATTCTGACAAACCTTTTAAAGCAGTTTTTATTAAGTCACCACATTTACCAAATAAAGATACGGTACAAACGGAAAATCCAACATTAACGAAGGAGTGA
- the lsrF gene encoding 3-hydroxy-5-phosphonooxypentane-2,4-dione thiolase, translating into MTWGFKNRLNTILPDGRAVMLAIDHGYFLGPIHGLEQPLETVKNLLPYTDSLFLTRGVLSSCIPENCSTPMVMRVSGGATVVGKDLANETIVTPVKEAVKQNAIGVGVSVFVGSDYETQTVSNLANVVSEAHDYGLPVLGITAVAKELQKREARFLALASRVCVEMGADIIKTYYCEGFEKITSTCPAPVVIAGGPKLDSIEDALNITYNALQEGAIGVDMGRNIWQSEHPAAMIQAIHGIVKNGLNVKEALQLYEDVKN; encoded by the coding sequence ATGACTTGGGGATTTAAAAATCGATTAAATACAATTTTACCTGATGGAAGAGCGGTTATGTTAGCGATAGATCACGGCTACTTTTTAGGACCAATTCACGGGCTAGAACAGCCACTTGAAACAGTTAAAAACTTACTTCCTTACACTGATTCCCTCTTTTTAACGCGTGGTGTACTTAGCTCCTGTATTCCTGAAAACTGCAGCACACCGATGGTTATGCGTGTATCAGGCGGAGCTACTGTCGTCGGTAAAGATTTAGCGAATGAAACAATTGTTACACCTGTAAAAGAGGCAGTAAAACAAAACGCAATTGGCGTCGGCGTTTCTGTTTTCGTCGGATCAGACTATGAAACACAAACCGTATCAAATCTCGCAAATGTAGTTTCAGAAGCTCACGATTACGGTCTACCAGTACTCGGTATTACTGCTGTTGCAAAAGAATTGCAAAAACGTGAAGCACGCTTTCTAGCACTCGCTTCCCGCGTATGCGTGGAAATGGGAGCTGACATTATTAAAACGTATTACTGCGAAGGATTCGAAAAAATAACGAGTACTTGCCCTGCCCCAGTCGTAATCGCTGGTGGTCCAAAACTAGATTCAATTGAAGACGCATTAAACATTACGTACAATGCACTGCAAGAAGGCGCAATCGGCGTAGACATGGGCCGAAACATATGGCAATCTGAACATCCTGCTGCCATGATCCAAGCAATACATGGCATTGTGAAAAACGGATTGAATGTGAAAGAGGCTCTCCAATTATATGAAGATGTAAAAAATTAA
- a CDS encoding GNAT family N-acetyltransferase yields MTAVFKDMAFQLKTERLDLNMWEESDAVWLRKLISERGVDMPTIESVRSSLIEMRKKATENGISLLTIRRREEGDFIGYCGLIIGRSTLEEPEIAYELFQHAHRKGYATEAASAVLEAAIATGRHRLWSTVGAWNTASFRVLEKIGFKRHHSTFGERGEIVWNVRDL; encoded by the coding sequence ATGACAGCTGTTTTTAAAGATATGGCGTTCCAGTTAAAAACGGAACGACTCGATCTGAATATGTGGGAGGAATCTGATGCAGTCTGGCTGAGAAAATTAATTAGTGAACGTGGTGTGGACATGCCAACCATTGAATCTGTTCGTAGCTCTCTTATCGAAATGCGCAAGAAAGCAACTGAAAATGGCATTTCTCTTCTTACTATACGTAGGCGAGAAGAAGGGGATTTTATCGGATACTGTGGCTTAATCATTGGTCGTTCCACGCTTGAAGAGCCAGAGATTGCATATGAATTGTTTCAACATGCTCATCGCAAAGGTTATGCGACAGAGGCAGCATCAGCAGTGCTTGAGGCAGCGATTGCTACGGGTCGTCATAGACTTTGGTCTACTGTAGGTGCTTGGAATACGGCGTCTTTCCGGGTATTAGAAAAGATAGGATTTAAGCGGCATCACAGTACGTTTGGTGAACGTGGTGAGATTGTTTGGAATGTGCGCGATTTGTAG
- a CDS encoding nucleotidyltransferase domain-containing protein, whose amino-acid sequence MLEAQTSIKHEQHKKLVQTIVAEYFSLDKVNGCMLIGSVARGDAYPDSDLDIYILLEDGQKKKFHFETREDILVEYKYADVNQIRVNFQNNPMELYSFLEGKILFDKSGELKRLKEIATYEFETYRVSSDKVKDISHWLHSSLIKIQSALKANDELKASYIVHTSIWTLLEGIWVINNKPTPPAGSVLRYIQALPNKPIHLEVLLHKLFLGDTKERIESAIVLMEWVLHK is encoded by the coding sequence ATGTTAGAAGCACAAACATCTATTAAACATGAACAACATAAAAAATTAGTGCAAACAATAGTGGCTGAATACTTCTCTTTAGATAAGGTAAATGGATGTATGCTTATCGGATCTGTCGCAAGAGGTGATGCATATCCTGATTCGGATTTAGACATATATATTCTTTTAGAAGACGGACAAAAGAAAAAATTTCATTTTGAAACGAGAGAAGATATTTTAGTTGAATATAAGTATGCAGATGTTAATCAAATACGAGTAAACTTTCAAAACAATCCGATGGAACTATACTCATTTTTAGAAGGGAAAATTTTATTTGATAAAAGCGGCGAGTTGAAAAGGTTAAAGGAAATAGCTACATATGAATTTGAAACCTATCGTGTTTCTAGTGACAAAGTGAAAGATATTTCTCATTGGTTACATAGTTCGCTCATTAAAATTCAGTCAGCATTGAAAGCAAATGATGAGTTAAAGGCTTCATACATCGTTCATACGTCAATTTGGACATTGTTAGAAGGGATATGGGTTATTAATAACAAACCTACACCGCCAGCGGGATCTGTTTTAAGGTATATTCAAGCGTTGCCTAATAAACCAATCCATTTGGAGGTATTACTTCATAAACTATTTTTAGGGGATACGAAAGAACGTATTGAATCGGCAATCGTGTTAATGGAGTGGGTGTTACATAAATGA
- the hmoA gene encoding heme-degrading monooxygenase HmoA: MFIETKTFTVKEGTSNIVVERFTGEGVIEKFEGFIDLSVLVKKVRRGDEEVVVMIRWESEEAWKNWETSEEHLAGHRASRGKPKPDHIINVDHAVYYVKSSKAAYQQS, encoded by the coding sequence ATGTTTATCGAAACGAAAACATTTACAGTAAAAGAAGGTACATCAAATATAGTTGTAGAACGTTTCACTGGCGAAGGTGTTATTGAAAAATTTGAAGGCTTTATCGATTTAAGTGTTCTTGTGAAAAAAGTAAGACGCGGCGACGAAGAAGTTGTTGTTATGATTCGCTGGGAATCTGAAGAAGCATGGAAAAACTGGGAAACGAGTGAAGAACATTTAGCAGGACATAGAGCGAGTCGTGGTAAGCCAAAACCAGATCATATCATTAACGTGGATCATGCAGTTTACTATGTGAAATCATCAAAAGCGGCTTATCAACAGTCGTAA
- a CDS encoding MFS transporter produces the protein MKLKNVLKNRSFFFMWIGSAISELGGAFGTLCNSILVYELTGSKTALSSMWLLYFIPSLILQLISGPFIDKWSRKWIMIFSQWVRASVFLLPFVMILTSNIEVWHVYVVQIIIGLITPLYTPASQAITPSIVSKEQLQDANAYIDGMARLMMFLGPVLGGVVIHLIRTELTLSFVCICLFVSGALLLNIKEKGTKQPIRKTWLEQFLHGFAYFFTKPVIVWLGVFLTFVQFGVGVTLVTNLPYIKDELSAGYAEFGYFMAGFPFGYVIGSILVGKVAYKSRRILMLGGLFIGGLTYIFLGFNHSIVIAVFIEVVAGICISFFNVHNTTICQQTVPNNMIGQVFSVRLFFIRSAMPLGVLLGGILSEMWGVRALYFIIGAIICVTSLIGLILPYFKFLDEAIEEKSA, from the coding sequence ATGAAATTGAAAAATGTATTGAAAAATCGTTCGTTCTTTTTCATGTGGATAGGTAGCGCGATTTCAGAATTGGGCGGGGCTTTCGGAACGTTATGTAATTCGATTCTTGTTTATGAATTAACAGGCTCAAAAACAGCTTTAAGTAGTATGTGGCTATTATATTTCATCCCATCACTCATACTGCAACTAATAAGTGGCCCATTTATAGATAAATGGAGCCGGAAGTGGATTATGATTTTTTCACAATGGGTGCGAGCTTCCGTTTTCTTATTGCCGTTCGTCATGATACTTACAAGTAATATAGAAGTTTGGCATGTGTATGTCGTACAAATTATAATCGGACTTATTACGCCGCTGTATACACCTGCAAGTCAAGCCATTACACCGAGCATTGTAAGTAAAGAACAACTTCAAGACGCAAATGCGTATATTGATGGGATGGCTCGTCTTATGATGTTTCTTGGGCCCGTATTAGGCGGAGTAGTCATTCATTTGATTAGAACAGAACTTACATTATCTTTCGTATGTATTTGTCTTTTTGTCAGTGGTGCATTATTACTTAATATAAAAGAAAAGGGAACAAAACAACCTATTCGGAAAACGTGGCTAGAACAGTTTCTTCACGGTTTTGCATATTTTTTCACAAAACCAGTTATCGTTTGGCTCGGTGTCTTTCTTACTTTCGTGCAATTTGGGGTCGGGGTAACGCTGGTTACAAATCTTCCTTATATAAAAGATGAGCTGTCAGCAGGTTATGCGGAGTTTGGTTATTTTATGGCTGGTTTCCCGTTTGGCTATGTAATTGGATCTATACTAGTCGGAAAAGTAGCATATAAAAGCCGGCGTATACTTATGCTTGGTGGATTGTTTATAGGAGGACTCACATACATTTTTCTAGGGTTCAATCATAGTATAGTAATTGCAGTGTTTATTGAAGTAGTTGCCGGCATTTGTATTTCATTTTTCAATGTTCATAACACAACAATTTGCCAACAAACAGTACCGAACAATATGATAGGACAAGTATTTTCAGTGCGTTTATTTTTCATACGATCCGCTATGCCGTTAGGTGTGTTATTAGGAGGCATACTAAGTGAAATGTGGGGAGTGAGAGCATTATACTTTATCATCGGTGCGATTATATGTGTTACTTCTTTAATAGGACTAATACTTCCGTATTTCAAGTTTTTAGATGAGGCTATAGAAGAGAAATCAGCATAA
- a CDS encoding ArsR/SmtB family transcription factor — translation MEVYHITSRKRETYHVQVKYSILFECALGIAAITHKRLIDTLEKSQNEWEEIKESLTEEMREHLQFVEEHNTWKALLQLLYKEEFQDLSQFHAKIDSISEEDLKYICLPFLGEKYEKKRHLAASGDVTTIYELMELTQDHQFFSAYIRFICNIDVQKLKDHLVAVMTGWYESVIQKEEEKILSILQRDYEAKNEMNKKMKPEEFVEWATGGVNYMPEPSVHNVLLIPQMTYRPWNIEADIEDTKVFHYPVANESIHPEDLYEPNYFLVQKHKALGDEARLRIVKMLFEKERTLQEITERLQLGKSTVHHHLKLLRAAKLVDIHDGKYVLRKKAVQSLAKELDMFLNR, via the coding sequence ATGGAGGTTTATCACATAACGAGTAGAAAGAGGGAAACTTATCATGTTCAAGTGAAGTATTCAATACTTTTCGAATGCGCACTTGGCATTGCGGCAATTACTCATAAAAGGTTAATCGATACTCTTGAAAAGAGTCAAAATGAATGGGAAGAAATTAAGGAATCATTAACAGAAGAAATGAGAGAACACTTACAGTTTGTAGAAGAACATAATACGTGGAAAGCATTACTTCAGTTGTTGTATAAGGAAGAGTTTCAGGATTTATCACAGTTTCATGCTAAAATCGATTCGATTTCAGAAGAAGATTTGAAATATATATGCTTACCGTTTTTAGGCGAGAAATATGAAAAGAAAAGACATTTAGCAGCAAGTGGGGACGTAACTACAATATATGAACTAATGGAACTGACGCAGGATCATCAGTTTTTCTCCGCGTATATTCGTTTTATATGTAATATCGATGTGCAAAAACTAAAGGATCATTTAGTAGCCGTTATGACAGGTTGGTATGAGAGTGTTATTCAGAAAGAGGAAGAGAAAATACTTTCTATATTACAAAGAGACTATGAAGCGAAAAATGAGATGAATAAAAAGATGAAACCGGAAGAGTTCGTCGAGTGGGCGACTGGCGGTGTGAACTATATGCCAGAACCAAGTGTTCATAATGTACTTCTTATCCCGCAAATGACGTACAGACCGTGGAATATTGAGGCGGATATTGAAGATACGAAAGTATTTCATTACCCAGTCGCAAATGAAAGCATCCACCCTGAAGATCTATATGAACCGAATTATTTTTTAGTTCAAAAACATAAAGCACTTGGGGATGAAGCAAGGTTACGCATTGTAAAAATGTTGTTTGAAAAAGAAAGAACATTGCAGGAAATTACAGAAAGACTGCAACTCGGTAAATCGACTGTACACCATCATTTGAAATTGTTACGTGCAGCGAAGTTAGTAGATATACATGACGGGAAATATGTATTAAGAAAGAAAGCAGTACAGTCGTTAGCGAAAGAATTAGATATGTTTTTGAATAGATAA
- a CDS encoding nucleoside transporter C-terminal domain-containing protein, which yields MYFILNMLGIFVVILIVFLCSPNKKQIKWRPILILIILELLITWFMLGTKLGSIIINKIASFFSWLLSCANEGIRFAFPSAMENQTIDFFFSALLPIIFVITFFDILSYFGILTWIIDKVGAVISKISRLPKLESFFSIQMMFLGNTEALAVVRDQLSVLKENRLLTFGIMSMSSVSGSILGAYLSMVPATYIFSAIPLNCINALILANVLNPVEVTKEDDVVYTPSKHEKKDFFSTISNSMLVGMNMVIVILAMVIGYVALTACLNGILSFFVTGLTIQKIFSIIFSPFAFLLGLSGSDAMYVAELMGIKITTNEFVAMMDLKSNLKSLQPHTVAVATTFLASFANFSTVGMIYGTYNSLFGGEKSSVIGKNVWKLLVSGMAVSLLSAMLVGLFVW from the coding sequence ATGTATTTCATATTAAATATGTTAGGGATTTTCGTTGTCATATTAATCGTTTTCCTCTGTTCGCCTAATAAAAAACAAATAAAATGGAGACCAATCTTAATTCTAATCATATTGGAGCTCTTAATTACGTGGTTTATGTTAGGCACGAAGCTCGGCAGTATTATCATTAATAAAATTGCGTCATTTTTCAGTTGGCTACTTTCATGTGCGAATGAAGGGATTCGGTTTGCGTTTCCTTCTGCTATGGAAAACCAAACAATTGATTTCTTCTTTAGCGCATTACTTCCAATCATTTTCGTTATCACCTTCTTTGATATTCTTTCTTACTTTGGAATCTTAACTTGGATTATTGATAAAGTAGGTGCAGTTATTTCAAAGATTTCTCGTTTACCAAAGTTAGAAAGTTTCTTTTCGATTCAAATGATGTTTTTAGGAAACACCGAAGCACTTGCGGTTGTTCGTGATCAATTATCTGTTTTAAAAGAAAATCGCTTATTAACTTTTGGAATTATGAGTATGAGTAGTGTCAGCGGATCCATTCTTGGCGCATATTTATCAATGGTTCCAGCTACATATATTTTCAGCGCAATCCCTTTAAACTGTATTAATGCATTAATTTTAGCCAATGTATTAAATCCTGTGGAAGTTACGAAAGAAGATGATGTCGTATATACACCTTCAAAACATGAAAAAAAGGATTTCTTTTCTACTATTTCAAACAGTATGTTAGTCGGTATGAATATGGTTATCGTTATTTTAGCTATGGTAATTGGTTATGTAGCATTAACTGCATGTTTAAACGGGATTTTAAGCTTTTTCGTAACAGGTTTAACAATTCAAAAAATCTTCTCCATAATCTTTAGCCCCTTTGCTTTTTTACTCGGTTTATCGGGGAGCGATGCTATGTATGTAGCTGAATTAATGGGGATTAAAATAACAACGAATGAATTTGTTGCAATGATGGATTTAAAATCGAATTTAAAGTCGTTACAACCTCATACGGTTGCAGTTGCAACAACATTTCTAGCTTCATTTGCTAACTTTAGTACAGTAGGTATGATTTATGGAACTTACAATTCATTATTTGGCGGCGAAAAATCATCAGTCATCGGGAAAAATGTTTGGAAGCTTCTTGTGAGCGGAATGGCTGTTTCCTTATTAAGCGCTATGCTTGTTGGGCTTTTTGTATGGTAA
- a CDS encoding glutamate-5-semialdehyde dehydrogenase: MNEVLAKGKRAKEVAMDLVLKSTGQKNEALAAIAERLIVETAYILEENKRDIEEGKAKGFSDSLLDRLMLTEQRIVDMTEGIKQLIELRDPVGECVSEWQRPNGLSIQEMRVPLGVVGMIYEARPNVTVDAATICLKTGNAVILRGSSSAIHSNKAIVDVIHRALKQTSLPEESVQLIEDTTRDSAKQLFTLNEYLDVLIPRGGKQLIDTVVREASVPVLETGAGNCHIFIDETADKQMAIDIIINAKTQRPSVCNAIETIVLHGKWAQQFGSELFSTLKEKGVELRGDQRALAIDSSIVIASEEDWGTEFLSLTLAVKVVSSIEEAIHHINTYGSMHSEAIISENEENVSKFFTAVDAAALYHNASTRFTDGSEFGFGAEIGISTQKLHVRGPMGLPALTSTKYVIRGNGQIRK; the protein is encoded by the coding sequence ATGAATGAAGTGTTGGCAAAGGGGAAAAGAGCGAAAGAAGTTGCAATGGATCTTGTGCTTAAATCTACAGGTCAAAAAAACGAAGCACTTGCTGCAATTGCTGAAAGGCTAATAGTAGAAACAGCTTATATTTTAGAGGAAAACAAACGTGATATCGAAGAAGGTAAGGCAAAAGGATTTTCTGATTCACTCCTTGATCGACTTATGCTAACTGAACAACGCATTGTTGATATGACAGAGGGGATTAAGCAGTTAATCGAATTACGTGATCCTGTTGGAGAATGTGTAAGTGAATGGCAACGGCCAAATGGACTATCTATTCAGGAGATGCGTGTACCACTTGGTGTTGTTGGGATGATTTATGAGGCAAGGCCGAATGTAACGGTAGATGCTGCTACAATTTGTTTGAAAACAGGAAACGCAGTTATATTACGTGGTAGTTCTTCTGCTATCCATTCTAACAAAGCTATTGTTGACGTTATTCACCGAGCGCTTAAACAAACAAGCTTGCCAGAAGAAAGTGTACAGCTTATAGAAGATACAACGCGAGATAGTGCAAAGCAGTTGTTTACATTGAATGAGTACTTAGACGTTCTTATTCCAAGAGGTGGAAAACAATTAATTGATACTGTAGTGAGAGAAGCGTCTGTTCCAGTACTTGAAACAGGTGCAGGAAATTGTCATATTTTCATTGATGAAACAGCGGATAAGCAAATGGCAATTGATATTATTATAAATGCAAAAACGCAGCGTCCATCTGTATGTAATGCCATTGAAACGATTGTACTTCATGGGAAGTGGGCGCAGCAATTTGGTAGCGAGCTGTTTTCAACTTTGAAGGAAAAAGGTGTGGAGCTACGCGGTGATCAGAGAGCATTGGCAATTGATTCTTCAATTGTAATTGCTTCAGAAGAAGACTGGGGTACAGAATTTTTATCACTCACGTTGGCAGTGAAAGTAGTTTCTTCTATAGAAGAAGCGATTCACCACATAAATACGTATGGTTCTATGCATTCCGAAGCGATTATTTCAGAAAACGAGGAAAACGTCAGCAAATTCTTCACAGCTGTAGATGCGGCTGCACTGTACCACAATGCATCCACTCGTTTTACTGATGGATCTGAATTCGGATTCGGCGCAGAAATTGGCATCAGTACACAAAAGCTACACGTAAGGGGGCCAATGGGACTACCTGCATTAACTTCTACAAAATATGTGATTCGTGGAAATGGTCAGATTCGAAAATAA
- the proB gene encoding glutamate 5-kinase gives MKKQRIVVKIGSSSLADSHGGISKEQLSDHVAALARLKEEGHEVLLITSGAVAAGFSALGYPSRPVTIKGKQAAAAVGQSLLMQAYTEEFRKYGIVTAQLLLTRSDFSRKEQYSNAYATLGELLNRSALPIINENDSISLEELTFGDNDMLSALVSGLVSADMLMIFTDVNGLYDKNPQKNADAKKYYFLPEVTEEIASLAGDAGSKLGTGGMKSKIDAAKTALSLGVSVFIGTGCGQEKFVDVLKGKGDGTYVGNAPQKEMKMNKQWIALHSLVSGQIVVDAGAATAIIQHGKSLLPAGVTNVSGSFKVGDVVEVMTQQGRVIGKGQCTYSAEELREIKGMQSQHIQARGERHNYEVIHRDYWVSL, from the coding sequence GTGAAAAAACAACGAATTGTTGTAAAGATTGGGAGCAGTTCCTTGGCAGATAGTCACGGAGGCATTTCTAAAGAACAACTTTCAGATCACGTTGCCGCATTGGCTCGATTGAAAGAGGAAGGGCATGAAGTGTTGTTAATTACATCTGGGGCCGTCGCTGCAGGTTTTTCAGCACTAGGGTATCCTAGTAGACCTGTGACAATTAAAGGAAAACAGGCTGCTGCGGCTGTCGGACAAAGCTTGTTAATGCAGGCGTACACGGAGGAATTCCGTAAATATGGTATTGTAACTGCGCAATTATTGCTGACGAGAAGTGACTTTTCTAGAAAAGAACAATATAGTAACGCTTACGCTACTTTAGGAGAGTTATTAAACCGTTCTGCTCTTCCAATCATTAATGAAAATGATTCCATCTCTTTAGAGGAGCTAACGTTCGGTGATAATGATATGCTGTCAGCTTTAGTAAGCGGACTTGTTTCAGCGGATATGCTTATGATTTTTACAGATGTGAACGGTCTATATGACAAAAATCCTCAGAAAAATGCGGATGCGAAAAAATATTATTTCCTTCCTGAAGTTACGGAAGAAATCGCTTCTCTTGCAGGAGATGCTGGTTCAAAACTTGGAACTGGCGGTATGAAATCAAAAATTGATGCTGCGAAGACAGCACTTTCTCTTGGCGTGAGTGTATTTATTGGAACAGGATGTGGGCAAGAGAAGTTTGTAGATGTTTTGAAGGGCAAAGGTGATGGTACGTATGTCGGAAATGCCCCTCAAAAAGAAATGAAGATGAACAAGCAATGGATCGCGTTGCATTCGCTTGTAAGCGGACAAATTGTAGTAGACGCCGGAGCAGCTACAGCTATTATTCAGCATGGTAAGAGTCTTCTTCCTGCTGGCGTTACAAATGTGTCAGGATCTTTCAAAGTTGGCGATGTCGTAGAAGTAATGACGCAACAAGGGCGCGTAATCGGAAAAGGACAATGCACCTATAGCGCAGAGGAGTTAAGAGAAATAAAAGGTATGCAAAGCCAACATATTCAAGCAAGAGGCGAAAGACATAATTATGAAGTCATTCATAGAGATTATTGGGTTTCACTTTAA
- the proC gene encoding pyrroline-5-carboxylate reductase has protein sequence MDKQIGFIGCGNMGMAIIGGMLNKKVVSANHIICSDLNTTNLKQANEKYGITTTTDNNEVAKNADILILSIKPDLYAAIINEIKEVIKNDVIVITIAAGKSIKSTEEAFDKKLKVVRVMPNTPALVGEGMSALCPNEMVTEKDLEDVFNIFNSFGQAEVVSEKLMNVVTSVSGSSPAYVYMMIEAMADAAVLDGMPRNQAYKFAAQAVLGSAKMVLETGIHPGELKDMVCSPGGTTIEAVATLEEKGLRTAIISAMQRCTQKSIELSSQTKK, from the coding sequence ATGGATAAACAAATTGGATTCATCGGATGCGGAAATATGGGAATGGCTATCATTGGCGGGATGCTAAACAAAAAGGTAGTGTCTGCAAATCATATTATTTGTTCAGATTTAAACACTACGAATTTAAAACAAGCAAATGAAAAATATGGAATAACTACAACTACCGACAACAATGAGGTAGCTAAAAATGCTGATATTTTAATTTTATCAATTAAACCAGACCTATACGCAGCGATCATTAACGAAATAAAAGAGGTCATCAAAAACGATGTTATCGTCATAACAATTGCTGCCGGGAAAAGCATTAAAAGTACTGAAGAAGCTTTTGATAAAAAATTAAAAGTTGTACGTGTAATGCCTAATACACCTGCTCTTGTTGGAGAAGGAATGTCTGCATTATGCCCTAATGAAATGGTGACAGAAAAAGATTTAGAAGATGTGTTTAACATTTTCAATAGCTTTGGTCAAGCAGAGGTCGTAAGTGAAAAATTAATGAACGTTGTAACATCTGTAAGTGGTTCTTCACCAGCATACGTATATATGATGATAGAGGCGATGGCAGATGCAGCTGTATTAGATGGTATGCCTAGAAATCAAGCATATAAATTTGCTGCTCAAGCTGTGTTAGGCTCTGCAAAAATGGTACTAGAAACAGGAATACATCCAGGTGAATTGAAAGATATGGTTTGTTCTCCTGGCGGAACAACGATAGAGGCTGTAGCAACATTAGAGGAAAAAGGTTTACGCACAGCCATCATTTCAGCTATGCAGCGCTGTACACAAAAGTCTATTGAACTGTCTAGTCAAACAAAAAAATAA